One genomic region from Deltaproteobacteria bacterium encodes:
- a CDS encoding DMT family transporter, producing MHISRETRAFLLLTLVTMVWAGLMPTGKIALRGVPPLTIAAIRLVIGSLLLSILLYRESRPVPWSPKLVGTLLVLGFVGYCGSMGCTYYGLRLTTVTNAALLNAAAPVSLALLSMVLLKERPPSRSLLGIVLSVIGVAVIITRGSWEVVQQTQYNLGDLILLGTQLSWGLYTIYGRRLMDTVSPLAATTYTYMAGALWLIVGCYFLERDQWNFAEVSWASWLAIAYQSTLGTFAHFWFYDAIAVLGPSRASIFLNLVPVMAIGIAYVFLSEPITPSHLLGGAIVMSGILAATKK from the coding sequence ATGCACATATCCCGTGAAACTCGAGCTTTTTTGCTATTGACGCTGGTGACGATGGTATGGGCGGGCCTCATGCCGACCGGCAAGATCGCCTTGCGCGGGGTGCCGCCACTGACGATCGCCGCTATCCGGCTGGTTATCGGGTCGCTGCTGCTATCCATTTTGTTATACCGCGAGTCCCGCCCCGTTCCCTGGAGCCCCAAACTCGTGGGGACGCTCTTGGTGCTCGGCTTTGTCGGCTACTGCGGTAGCATGGGCTGCACCTACTACGGGTTACGACTCACCACCGTCACCAATGCCGCCTTGCTCAATGCCGCAGCGCCGGTCTCGCTCGCCCTTCTCTCCATGGTGCTCCTGAAAGAGCGGCCTCCCTCGCGCTCGCTTCTCGGCATCGTCCTTTCCGTCATTGGCGTGGCCGTGATTATTACGCGCGGGTCATGGGAAGTCGTCCAGCAAACCCAGTACAACCTCGGCGACTTGATCTTGCTCGGCACTCAGCTCAGCTGGGGTCTGTACACTATTTACGGTCGCCGGTTGATGGACACGGTGTCGCCGCTCGCGGCAACTACCTACACCTACATGGCTGGAGCTTTATGGTTGATCGTCGGTTGCTATTTCTTAGAGCGCGACCAGTGGAATTTTGCGGAGGTGTCGTGGGCATCCTGGCTCGCCATCGCCTACCAAAGCACGCTCGGTACGTTCGCCCACTTCTGGTTCTACGACGCCATCGCCGTGCTCGGCCCTAGCCGTGCCAGTATCTTTCTCAACTTGGTACCGGTCATGGCCATTGGTATTGCCTATGTCTTCTTGAGCGAGCCCATCACGCCGTCACATCTCCTCGGCGGTGCTATCGTCATGAGCGGCATTCTCGCCGCCACGAAAAAATAA
- a CDS encoding amidohydrolase, giving the protein MKIVDGDSHFIEPLDLFSRYIDPAYRERAMCVVNDPVTGKQRMIVDGKPMHLGNDTEEMLSTIVAHGQKEEGHALNEFDRSLIDGGDWQNMNKRVKFLDAEGIDCQILFPTLGLLWEGDVRDPQLAAALCRAYNTWAFEVCAGHLDRLFPAAHISLRDPALAAQELQRVAKLGGHSVMVGSAPVHGKSFGHPDYDVVWAAAQELNLAVSIHPAGNRDYLGSAWYRDRNPGFMFISMNIIQDPRMSLSTMVYDGVFERFPTLRVATVESMGSWVGEWIERFEYRYQYMRHTSQMKRPIREYFARNIWVNADPSEKLLPLIVQFVGDDKFFTGSDYPHAEGFAHLVPAMRNLLAALPTTSVDKILGTNASAFYGI; this is encoded by the coding sequence ATGAAAATCGTCGATGGCGACAGTCACTTTATCGAACCGTTGGACCTGTTTTCCCGTTATATCGATCCTGCCTATCGCGAGCGCGCGATGTGCGTGGTGAACGATCCGGTCACCGGCAAGCAACGCATGATCGTAGACGGGAAGCCCATGCATTTAGGCAATGACACCGAGGAGATGCTGAGCACCATCGTCGCTCACGGCCAGAAGGAAGAAGGCCACGCGCTGAACGAGTTCGATCGCTCGCTGATCGATGGCGGGGATTGGCAGAATATGAACAAGCGGGTGAAGTTCCTTGATGCCGAAGGCATCGATTGTCAGATTCTCTTCCCCACCTTGGGGCTCCTATGGGAAGGCGACGTGCGCGACCCACAACTCGCAGCGGCACTGTGTCGCGCCTACAACACCTGGGCGTTCGAGGTCTGTGCCGGACATCTCGATCGCCTCTTTCCCGCCGCTCACATCTCATTGCGCGACCCGGCTCTCGCAGCGCAAGAACTACAGCGCGTGGCCAAACTCGGCGGACATTCGGTCATGGTCGGCTCGGCTCCGGTGCATGGCAAAAGCTTCGGGCATCCCGATTACGATGTTGTCTGGGCAGCCGCACAGGAGCTGAATTTAGCGGTCAGCATTCACCCGGCGGGCAATAGAGACTACCTGGGCAGCGCCTGGTATCGGGACCGCAACCCCGGGTTCATGTTCATTTCTATGAACATCATCCAAGACCCACGCATGTCGCTGAGCACCATGGTGTACGACGGGGTCTTCGAGCGGTTCCCCACGTTGCGTGTGGCCACGGTCGAATCGATGGGCAGTTGGGTAGGCGAGTGGATCGAGCGCTTCGAGTACCGCTACCAATACATGCGCCATACTTCACAGATGAAGCGTCCGATTCGCGAGTATTTCGCTCGCAACATTTGGGTGAATGCCGACCCGAGCGAGAAGCTGTTGCCGTTAATCGTGCAGTTTGTCGGGGATGATAAATTTTTCACCGGATCGGACTACCCGCATGCCGAAGGTTTTGCCCACCTAGTGCCAGCGATGCGCAACCTGCTCGCGGCCTTACCGACAACCTCGGTAGACAAGATCTTAGGCACCAACGCCTCGGCTTTTTACGGGATCTGA
- a CDS encoding nitroreductase family deazaflavin-dependent oxidoreductase, translating into MNDFNQEVIKEFRANQGKVGGRFANMPMMLLTMTGAKSGRTITKPLVYTTDGDRIVVIASFAGAPNHPSWHNNLVANPEATVEIGSERFRVRAAVTAGEERQRLYDRQAEQMPIFKDYQKKTDRQIPVLVLTRIG; encoded by the coding sequence ATGAACGATTTCAACCAAGAGGTGATTAAGGAATTCCGGGCGAACCAAGGAAAGGTCGGCGGCCGCTTCGCCAACATGCCCATGATGCTATTGACCATGACCGGTGCCAAAAGCGGTCGGACGATTACCAAACCGCTGGTCTACACCACCGATGGCGACCGCATCGTCGTGATTGCTTCGTTTGCCGGAGCCCCCAACCATCCGTCCTGGCATAACAACCTCGTTGCCAATCCCGAGGCGACGGTCGAAATCGGCAGCGAACGCTTTCGAGTCCGGGCGGCGGTAACGGCGGGCGAAGAGCGTCAGCGGCTGTACGACCGCCAAGCCGAACAGATGCCGATTTTCAAGGACTATCAAAAAAAGACCGATCGGCAGATTCCGGTCCTGGTGCTCACGCGCATTGGCTGA
- a CDS encoding MFS transporter: MLGPVRYRIVGLIFLLALINHIDRANISIAAPVMIRELGWSEAQFGVIFSAFLWGYMTIQLPGGYLTDRYGGRLIPWLCLGWSVATLLTPFGAAGFPLMLVLRYLVGGFEAPIVPAMSATNAAWVPRHELARAQTVIPAALNGGIMIGYPLVTAITLQFGWPWVFYICGGVGIVWAFLWLWLATSVPEEHPAVSAEELAYIQAERVKPTTEHDGWGEVLRSPRVWALTISYTLWVYNMWLMASWLPSYLVRGRGFSIGEMGLLGGAITGAALVGTISGGWFSDKLLQLGYSADQARKTFPAISMSIGVPFMIAGVSVESGSWCIALLMCARFFNDAALCGYMSLPTEMSPRHIGAIWGSMSTFGSLAGVVAAMLAGYQVTATGDWALPFYTAAGGIFVAALIMAFGVSAQPLFAPDAERVGTAPPVPAIH, translated from the coding sequence ATGTTGGGGCCGGTTCGCTACCGCATCGTCGGTCTGATTTTTCTTTTGGCGTTGATCAACCATATTGACCGCGCCAATATCTCTATTGCCGCGCCGGTGATGATTCGTGAACTGGGCTGGAGCGAAGCCCAATTTGGCGTCATCTTTTCCGCGTTTCTTTGGGGGTACATGACCATCCAACTGCCGGGCGGCTATCTGACCGATCGCTATGGCGGGCGGTTGATTCCCTGGCTCTGTCTTGGCTGGTCGGTAGCGACGCTGTTGACGCCGTTCGGTGCGGCTGGTTTCCCGCTCATGCTGGTGCTGCGCTACCTAGTCGGCGGGTTTGAAGCACCCATCGTCCCGGCCATGAGCGCGACCAATGCGGCCTGGGTGCCACGGCATGAGCTAGCACGCGCGCAGACGGTGATCCCGGCAGCGCTCAATGGTGGCATCATGATCGGCTACCCGCTTGTCACGGCGATTACCTTGCAATTCGGCTGGCCATGGGTGTTCTACATCTGCGGAGGAGTGGGGATTGTCTGGGCGTTTCTTTGGCTCTGGCTGGCGACGAGCGTTCCAGAAGAACATCCCGCCGTCTCGGCGGAGGAGCTGGCTTACATTCAAGCTGAACGCGTGAAGCCGACGACCGAGCACGACGGCTGGGGTGAGGTGCTGCGCTCTCCACGGGTGTGGGCCTTGACGATTTCCTACACGCTCTGGGTGTACAACATGTGGCTGATGGCGTCGTGGTTGCCTTCGTATTTGGTGCGCGGGCGCGGATTCTCCATCGGCGAGATGGGACTCTTAGGGGGAGCGATTACCGGTGCCGCGCTGGTCGGAACGATCTCTGGCGGTTGGTTTTCCGATAAACTCTTGCAGCTCGGCTACAGCGCCGACCAAGCTCGGAAAACGTTCCCGGCGATCAGCATGTCGATCGGCGTCCCGTTCATGATTGCTGGGGTGAGTGTCGAGTCCGGCTCGTGGTGTATCGCCTTGCTGATGTGCGCGCGGTTTTTCAACGATGCGGCTTTGTGTGGGTATATGAGCCTGCCCACCGAGATGAGTCCGCGTCATATCGGCGCGATTTGGGGGAGCATGAGTACGTTCGGTAGCCTTGCCGGCGTGGTGGCCGCCATGCTTGCCGGCTACCAAGTCACGGCCACCGGCGACTGGGCGTTACCGTTTTATACCGCTGCCGGCGGCATCTTCGTGGCGGCGCTGATTATGGCGTTCGGTGTCTCGGCCCAGCCCTTGTTTGCTCCAGATGCCGAACGAGTTGGCACCGCCCCTCCCGTGCCAGCGATTCATTGA
- a CDS encoding response regulator has protein sequence MGAQTATTRARAFRPVVLLIDDDETFLHVSKEYWRENHRDKVELVTLNPHKEDPVAWIQQCYARKERLDAIFLDERIPGKSGFSILEDIRNIDQARYLPVAIMTAYPEPTNSAEALEKGALRYISKSNQSGGSRSFLDEALLSLPQLRDQAEDVMWIDLLHDISSQPVDSDVNTVVDMAAKFLAEHFGDSIIYASEYVGEKLRLLGSEDHLQGGQEISPDTAPYLTWLLDSPSLTVIRRERIEEEDVGTGPWRRLLGYRLVAVPLLLERNRIGTITLYRDSSRHPFRRKDESFLQHLALEISSFLGAGRILRQLRQRQTQLARFVQNIPNAENEKAASELLAGFLHQEVHGNDNARAKTTVRLLKPGTGKIERTATKGLLPIDPDTVTDIYQPNSVYAEVISKRTSQCYQNLKDMAPVYRYLEETRSRLTVPLLSSGLCLGAVNLEHFSSDYYSEEDEKFTEAVAGLTAQALVQLKAQRFIRGLLQLVNELLTPASSSTEELLSRAFNLLCDFTGSARLLYLVPGSENGSPWKVERVIGADGHPQGEREIERWRNHVVENWNHTFIRRTLDFPGYLYTEDRSEIESSESLSVRTEMMAVVHLQHSTGGVVTGIIALLFLLRSAINPFQREQLNTFGQFISALIKAKGNIKRLLDEKSLTDQEAALGRILGQFRHSMRGRLALLANALNEAQAEGTTGEWLQRAWRVLKQADGEIDHSRNFVKVPEHQDVDVRAVWEQVVEKLSALAREKGVILKKWTYSDVLIWRSDPDIVSLILENLVLNSIEQCRCGDAIELRVEVDADSLHLAVRDSGPGVRQSVRPRLFEPGITSKPDGTGFGLYFSRLRARDLHGDLRFDENHQPGAAFSLILPRQPEA, from the coding sequence ATGGGAGCGCAAACAGCTACAACCAGAGCAAGGGCGTTTCGCCCTGTCGTCCTCCTCATCGATGACGATGAGACGTTTCTCCACGTCAGCAAAGAGTACTGGCGAGAAAATCATCGTGACAAGGTAGAACTCGTGACCTTGAATCCCCACAAGGAAGATCCGGTGGCTTGGATTCAGCAGTGCTATGCTCGCAAGGAGCGCCTCGACGCGATCTTTCTCGACGAGCGGATTCCGGGAAAGAGCGGATTCAGCATTCTTGAAGATATTCGGAACATAGACCAGGCGCGTTATTTGCCCGTGGCGATCATGACTGCCTATCCAGAGCCAACCAATAGTGCTGAAGCCCTGGAAAAGGGAGCCTTACGTTATATCTCCAAAAGTAATCAGAGCGGCGGCAGTAGATCTTTTCTCGATGAGGCGCTGTTGTCTCTTCCTCAGCTCCGCGACCAGGCGGAAGATGTTATGTGGATAGATTTGCTCCACGACATCTCCAGCCAACCCGTGGATAGTGACGTGAATACGGTGGTCGACATGGCTGCCAAGTTCCTGGCTGAACATTTTGGCGATAGCATTATTTACGCAAGTGAATACGTTGGAGAAAAACTCCGTCTCCTTGGCAGCGAAGACCACTTACAAGGGGGGCAAGAAATATCGCCTGATACTGCCCCCTATCTCACCTGGTTACTCGATTCTCCGAGCCTTACAGTTATACGAAGAGAAAGGATTGAGGAAGAAGATGTAGGCACGGGGCCGTGGCGACGACTACTTGGCTATCGGTTGGTAGCAGTACCGCTTCTCTTGGAAAGAAATCGCATTGGTACCATTACTCTCTATCGAGACTCGAGCCGTCACCCCTTCCGCCGTAAGGACGAGTCGTTCCTGCAGCATTTGGCGCTTGAAATTTCCTCGTTTCTTGGTGCGGGGCGAATTCTGCGGCAACTGCGTCAACGTCAGACACAACTAGCGCGATTCGTACAAAACATTCCTAATGCAGAGAACGAAAAGGCGGCTTCCGAATTGCTGGCGGGTTTTCTGCATCAGGAAGTCCACGGGAATGATAACGCTCGCGCCAAAACCACCGTGCGGTTGTTGAAACCTGGAACTGGGAAGATTGAGCGCACGGCTACCAAAGGTTTACTACCTATAGACCCCGACACGGTGACGGACATTTATCAGCCAAACTCAGTGTACGCGGAGGTCATCTCGAAACGAACCTCCCAATGTTATCAAAACCTCAAAGACATGGCTCCGGTGTACCGCTATCTAGAAGAAACACGGTCGCGCCTGACTGTTCCTCTCCTCTCATCTGGCCTCTGCCTCGGGGCAGTGAATCTGGAGCATTTCAGCTCTGATTATTACAGCGAAGAGGACGAGAAATTTACCGAAGCGGTCGCTGGTCTCACCGCGCAAGCTTTGGTACAACTCAAAGCCCAACGATTCATCAGAGGACTGTTGCAATTGGTTAATGAGCTGTTAACCCCGGCATCGTCATCCACCGAGGAGCTGCTATCGCGAGCCTTTAACTTACTGTGTGATTTTACCGGGTCCGCCCGCTTGCTGTACTTGGTTCCTGGAAGCGAGAACGGGAGCCCATGGAAAGTAGAGCGTGTCATCGGCGCTGATGGACACCCCCAAGGAGAGAGAGAAATTGAGCGCTGGCGAAACCATGTCGTGGAAAACTGGAATCATACTTTCATCCGCCGGACATTAGATTTCCCCGGCTATCTGTATACTGAGGACAGGAGTGAAATAGAGTCTAGCGAAAGTCTCAGCGTGCGAACAGAGATGATGGCGGTGGTGCATCTGCAACACTCGACTGGTGGAGTAGTTACAGGTATCATCGCCTTACTCTTCCTCCTCCGATCAGCGATCAACCCCTTTCAGCGTGAGCAACTCAACACCTTTGGGCAATTCATTAGCGCGCTCATCAAAGCCAAGGGGAACATTAAACGTCTTCTAGATGAAAAAAGTTTGACGGATCAGGAAGCTGCACTTGGTCGTATTTTAGGCCAGTTTCGTCACTCCATGCGAGGACGGCTGGCGCTCCTTGCCAATGCGCTCAACGAAGCCCAAGCCGAAGGTACTACGGGTGAATGGCTACAACGCGCCTGGCGAGTCCTCAAGCAGGCGGACGGGGAGATTGATCATTCGCGTAATTTTGTAAAAGTTCCAGAGCACCAGGATGTTGACGTGCGTGCGGTGTGGGAGCAGGTCGTGGAGAAACTCAGCGCACTGGCGAGGGAAAAGGGAGTCATCTTGAAGAAATGGACCTATTCGGATGTACTCATCTGGCGAAGCGATCCGGATATCGTCAGCTTAATCCTTGAAAACCTTGTCCTGAATTCAATTGAGCAGTGTCGCTGTGGCGATGCAATTGAACTTCGGGTTGAGGTTGACGCTGACTCTCTGCACCTGGCCGTGCGCGACTCCGGCCCCGGAGTGCGGCAGTCCGTACGTCCACGGCTTTTTGAACCGGGGATTACTTCTAAACCGGACGGCACCGGCTTTGGGCTCTATTTTAGCCGTCTGCGGGCACGGGACCTGCACGGCGATTTGCGGTTTGACGAGAATCATCAGCCGGGAGCGGCCTTTTCCCTCATTCTCCCCCGACAGCCAGAAGCGTAA
- a CDS encoding sensor histidine kinase, with amino-acid sequence MAKVQSMHDQEVQIPIFYQRLLDFVRSHRDPQAIESHIRALARAATQTELDYSGPEARTAGHRIYDSLIENIFKSVIRAISRNALLEQTIEALWNQKASNTTICLFVLEALPTSGREDGSDIKALMWRGVNEHLWRNFAEDIRSRLRDSHFLRDLLIKGESFLLWLSSYIPNYLGEFDLLVKASQQGSTESQSYWISAVALRSGQVGRANRALIVLYENRGDELVPKLPPGANQEWRVLQFLGVAYQVLEHQLANVAEEVHGQRQRLLSQLAPGILHHEIGIQTRHISELLAISQKVAERLNDRYKLEDTKRLQENLQVLADAAGRLYHIADAFNNLERRRARETVQLDDLLKEITTLTYHRLGKIGAVLSWSPNPMLQTLETDPALLLHLMLNIIINAINAFEEDKDDKKRDKRMVVILSPKSSSPHLLRLWLFNNGPAISEELLERIFEKGFTTRKGGHGYGLYICRLIAEALGGQIRALPQAEFPAEWSVGFQLELPVVAGRELDLIGERQTSKA; translated from the coding sequence ATGGCAAAGGTCCAATCCATGCACGACCAAGAAGTCCAAATTCCTATCTTTTACCAACGTCTGCTCGACTTTGTCCGCAGCCATCGAGACCCCCAGGCCATAGAGTCCCATATCCGGGCCTTGGCGAGAGCCGCAACCCAAACGGAGCTTGATTACTCCGGCCCGGAAGCCCGCACGGCGGGGCACCGTATTTATGATTCTCTCATAGAGAACATCTTCAAGTCGGTGATCAGAGCCATCTCCCGCAATGCGTTGTTGGAGCAAACCATCGAAGCGCTCTGGAACCAGAAAGCTTCCAACACAACTATATGTCTGTTTGTGCTCGAAGCCCTGCCGACAAGCGGAAGAGAGGACGGGAGCGATATCAAAGCGCTCATGTGGCGAGGCGTAAACGAACATCTCTGGCGGAACTTCGCAGAGGACATCCGTTCTCGTCTCCGCGACAGTCATTTCCTCCGTGATTTGCTGATCAAAGGCGAGTCGTTTCTTTTGTGGCTGAGCAGCTATATCCCCAATTACCTCGGCGAGTTCGACCTCTTAGTCAAAGCCAGTCAGCAAGGGTCGACAGAATCTCAGAGCTATTGGATCAGTGCGGTCGCCCTGAGAAGTGGTCAGGTCGGGCGGGCAAACCGTGCCTTGATCGTGCTCTATGAGAATCGGGGAGATGAGCTGGTCCCGAAACTGCCGCCCGGTGCCAATCAAGAGTGGCGCGTTCTGCAATTTCTCGGCGTCGCGTACCAGGTGTTGGAGCATCAGCTTGCCAATGTTGCTGAAGAGGTGCACGGACAACGACAACGACTCCTCTCCCAACTTGCTCCCGGCATCCTTCACCACGAAATCGGCATTCAGACGCGGCACATCAGTGAGCTTCTCGCTATCTCGCAAAAAGTCGCTGAACGTCTCAACGACCGCTACAAACTGGAAGACACGAAGCGGTTGCAAGAGAACCTTCAAGTCTTGGCCGACGCGGCCGGTCGGCTCTATCACATTGCCGATGCCTTCAATAATCTGGAGCGCCGACGCGCGCGTGAGACCGTCCAGCTCGATGACCTGCTCAAGGAGATCACGACCTTAACCTATCACCGCTTGGGGAAAATTGGGGCGGTGTTATCTTGGTCGCCGAATCCGATGCTGCAAACCCTAGAGACCGACCCCGCCTTGCTGCTCCATTTGATGCTGAATATCATCATCAACGCTATTAACGCCTTTGAGGAAGATAAGGATGATAAGAAGAGGGACAAAAGAATGGTGGTGATCCTGTCTCCAAAGTCATCCTCGCCTCACTTGCTCCGTTTATGGCTGTTCAACAATGGTCCAGCAATTTCAGAAGAATTGCTGGAGCGCATCTTCGAGAAAGGGTTCACCACCCGGAAAGGGGGACATGGGTATGGTTTGTATATCTGCCGCCTGATTGCCGAAGCCCTTGGTGGACAGATACGCGCCTTGCCGCAGGCTGAATTCCCTGCAGAATGGTCGGTAGGCTTTCAGTTAGAACTCCCCGTGGTGGCTGGACGGGAGTTGGATCTGATTGGCGAGCGTCAAACCAGTAAAGCCTAA